A DNA window from Paenibacillus andongensis contains the following coding sequences:
- a CDS encoding DUF554 domain-containing protein: MALWGTIVNAIAIIIGGLLGMMLPRISEGIKSTVMQGLGLAITVLGITMALKSNQIVLVIMSVVIGGIIGELLRIEHRLGQLGDWLQAALRKDSPDQTSSISEGFVTCTLIYCIGAMAILGPLDGGLRHNHDILYTKSLLDGFLSIIFASTLGIGVIFSAVSVFLMQGVIALAATLIAMAFTQASLDAMIVQITAVGGVLVIGVGLNILQIKKMNVANMLPALVIAAAAVPLQHYFTVWFNRLF; the protein is encoded by the coding sequence ATGGCTTTATGGGGGACGATTGTGAATGCAATCGCCATTATCATTGGGGGATTATTAGGAATGATGCTGCCCCGCATCTCGGAAGGCATAAAAAGCACAGTTATGCAGGGCCTTGGGCTCGCCATTACTGTGCTGGGCATTACTATGGCATTAAAGTCTAATCAAATCGTACTGGTCATCATGAGTGTAGTTATTGGAGGTATCATTGGAGAGCTGCTGCGAATCGAACATAGACTTGGACAGCTTGGTGACTGGCTGCAGGCTGCACTACGGAAAGATTCACCTGATCAAACAAGCAGTATCTCGGAAGGCTTCGTGACATGCACTTTGATTTATTGCATTGGAGCTATGGCTATTCTGGGGCCACTGGATGGTGGCCTTAGGCATAATCATGATATTTTATATACCAAATCATTGTTGGACGGATTCTTGTCTATTATCTTCGCATCTACCCTTGGGATAGGTGTAATCTTCTCGGCAGTATCTGTGTTCCTTATGCAGGGTGTCATCGCACTAGCTGCAACGTTAATTGCCATGGCATTTACCCAAGCTTCCCTAGATGCGATGATCGTCCAAATTACTGCCGTGGGCGGCGTCCTGGTTATTGGCGTAGGCCTCAACATTCTCCAAATTAAAAAAATGAATGTAGCCAACATGCTTCCGGCGCTTGTCATAGCGGCAGCAGCGGTTCCTCTACAGCATTATTTCACTGTATGGTTCAACCGACTGTTCTAA
- a CDS encoding response regulator transcription factor: MAGETILVVDDEQEIVQLIQLYLVREGYKVISANNGQDVFEIVKEHKPDLIILDILLPGLDGIEVCRQLRKTSNTPILFISCKSEDIDIILGLSMGGDDYMTKPFSPSQLVARVKAHLRRNSIREQHQDDPQLVKFPGLEIDLVSHIVRVNGQTISLSAKEFDLLSLMAKTPNRVYKIEHLFELIWSLDSMGDPRTLIVHISNLRKKIESNPAEPRYIITVRGVGYKFNGSAV, encoded by the coding sequence ATGGCAGGAGAAACTATTTTAGTCGTCGATGACGAACAAGAAATTGTCCAATTAATTCAACTTTACTTAGTGCGGGAAGGCTATAAAGTCATCAGCGCCAATAATGGACAAGATGTATTTGAGATCGTGAAGGAACATAAGCCAGATCTTATCATTCTGGATATTCTATTGCCAGGACTTGATGGTATAGAAGTTTGCCGGCAGCTTCGCAAAACGAGCAATACGCCGATCCTGTTCATCTCCTGTAAGAGCGAGGATATTGATATTATTCTCGGATTAAGCATGGGTGGCGATGATTATATGACGAAGCCTTTCAGCCCTAGTCAGCTTGTCGCTAGAGTCAAAGCTCATTTACGTCGAAACTCCATTCGAGAGCAGCATCAGGATGATCCTCAGTTAGTGAAATTCCCTGGCCTCGAAATCGATCTGGTCAGCCACATCGTTCGCGTGAATGGACAGACCATATCGTTATCGGCCAAAGAATTCGATTTGCTTTCCTTAATGGCTAAGACCCCTAATCGGGTATACAAAATCGAGCACCTGTTTGAACTTATATGGAGCCTGGACAGCATGGGCGATCCACGAACACTCATTGTACATATTAGTAATCTGCGTAAGAAAATTGAATCTAACCCTGCGGAGCCTCGCTACATTATTACGGTTCGTGGTGTCGGATACAAATTTAACGGTTCCGCTGTTTAG
- a CDS encoding sensor domain-containing diguanylate cyclase has product MSHKADSDIAKHSSLQKDTFVRQFIEQASDLFSIFDVYGNLTYASKSFNEVLGFIPTDFQQVVDFIDSEYGMDVHKMFIKTLQTGSSSKLEFRARSVTKAIIWFECTAIPIRNDEGVLAEISFVFTDITLRKNQESRLVAMAFHDPLTGLPNRRMFKEHLQQMLLQANRTKRPFGLLYLDIDDFKVINDTMGHDVGDAFLQDFTHRIKGCLREVDMFARMGGDEFTILLPAVDCKEHVESVAQRIIQCFEQPWDIQGLLFRATVSMGITIYRSDESDATSMMKEVDIALYKVKGKGRNHYQFY; this is encoded by the coding sequence ATGAGTCATAAGGCTGATTCGGATATTGCCAAGCATTCATCGTTACAGAAGGATACATTCGTACGCCAATTTATCGAACAAGCATCGGATCTGTTTAGCATATTTGATGTTTATGGAAATTTAACTTACGCCTCCAAGAGTTTTAATGAGGTGTTAGGATTTATACCTACTGACTTTCAGCAAGTAGTGGACTTTATTGATTCGGAATATGGTATGGATGTACATAAAATGTTTATCAAAACCTTGCAAACTGGCAGCAGCAGTAAGCTGGAATTTCGAGCGAGAAGTGTTACTAAGGCTATCATCTGGTTCGAGTGTACCGCAATTCCAATTCGTAATGATGAGGGAGTTCTAGCCGAAATTTCTTTCGTTTTTACGGATATCACGCTGCGCAAAAATCAAGAGAGCCGTCTTGTTGCTATGGCTTTTCATGATCCGCTGACAGGTTTGCCTAACCGGCGAATGTTTAAGGAGCATCTGCAGCAAATGCTTTTGCAAGCGAATCGAACGAAGAGACCGTTTGGACTTTTATACTTAGATATAGACGATTTCAAAGTGATTAATGATACGATGGGCCATGATGTAGGTGATGCATTCTTGCAAGATTTCACCCACCGCATCAAAGGATGTCTCCGTGAGGTTGATATGTTCGCCCGAATGGGAGGCGACGAGTTCACCATTTTATTGCCCGCGGTGGATTGTAAGGAACACGTGGAAAGCGTGGCCCAGCGCATCATTCAGTGTTTTGAACAGCCATGGGACATACAGGGGCTGCTGTTTCGAGCAACAGTCAGTATGGGGATCACGATATACCGCTCGGATGAATCCGATGCGACTAGTATGATGAAAGAAGTAGATATTGCTCTATACAAAGTGAAGGGCAAAGGCCGTAATCACTACCAGTTTTATTAG
- a CDS encoding S-layer homology domain-containing protein, with the protein MNRSKKRWSKFVILLAAAGLLTIATSSEPTVKAEASSTQGKFTMSYLFFGSPNSYTSQVDKSGQTLDVVSPSYFNIQADGSLQLSDSLQPSFITDMHNRGKRVVPFLSNDFDRMLGEKAIDNREALVNQIVKAIEDNKLDGINMDIENVDAAYRDKYTDMVKMLRDKLPSRMEVSVAVAANPTGTTKSWIALYDYKALAAVSDYLMVMAYDESYPGDPTPGPVASLPFVEKSIQYAVAQAPADKIVLGVPFYGRYWNQDAAANGSGVSDQALMNLIDMYKGTVRYDAASQSPVATFTISPTDAASSVYGNKLGPGDYTVWFENEQSLKEKLKLVSKYNLKGTGSWSLNQEASDTWEYYSLWSDGFYFADMQKHWAQANVIAAANRGWMLGIASDRFAPDAALTRAEAATIIVRVLGLKGEAAAIDASFSDVPATHWAWQDIRLAKMSGLIQGISSERFAPDQIMTREQMSVLLSRALKLTSQAGGGAAAKGFTDVPAGSWSAEAIAAMSSNGLVDGYADGTFRPSASLTRGEMAALLSRAQPLLTK; encoded by the coding sequence ATGAATAGATCCAAAAAACGATGGAGCAAATTCGTGATTTTACTAGCCGCGGCGGGGCTTTTGACAATAGCAACAAGCTCAGAACCTACTGTTAAGGCTGAAGCTAGCTCGACTCAAGGGAAATTTACGATGTCCTATCTCTTCTTTGGGAGCCCAAATTCCTATACCTCGCAAGTAGATAAAAGCGGTCAGACCCTCGATGTTGTCTCGCCTAGTTATTTTAATATCCAGGCAGATGGTAGTTTGCAACTCTCCGATTCTCTTCAGCCTTCGTTCATTACCGACATGCATAATCGAGGGAAGAGGGTTGTCCCTTTTCTTAGTAACGATTTCGATAGAATGCTAGGTGAGAAAGCCATTGATAATCGTGAAGCGCTTGTGAATCAAATTGTAAAGGCTATCGAGGATAATAAGTTGGATGGTATTAACATGGATATTGAGAATGTAGATGCAGCTTATCGGGATAAATATACGGATATGGTCAAAATGCTGCGCGATAAACTCCCGAGCCGGATGGAAGTATCAGTCGCTGTAGCAGCGAATCCTACAGGGACGACGAAGAGCTGGATTGCATTGTATGATTACAAGGCATTAGCCGCGGTGAGTGATTACTTAATGGTCATGGCTTATGATGAAAGCTACCCTGGAGATCCGACCCCGGGACCTGTGGCAAGTTTACCCTTTGTCGAGAAATCGATTCAATACGCAGTAGCGCAGGCACCAGCTGATAAAATCGTTCTTGGTGTTCCGTTCTACGGGCGGTACTGGAATCAAGATGCTGCTGCAAATGGTTCTGGTGTATCCGATCAGGCATTAATGAACCTGATTGACATGTATAAGGGAACTGTGCGATATGATGCAGCTAGCCAATCACCGGTTGCAACTTTCACGATAAGTCCGACTGATGCAGCATCTAGCGTATATGGCAATAAGCTCGGCCCCGGAGACTACACCGTGTGGTTCGAGAACGAACAGTCGCTCAAAGAAAAGCTGAAATTGGTAAGCAAGTATAACTTGAAGGGGACTGGAAGCTGGAGCTTGAATCAGGAAGCGTCTGATACCTGGGAGTATTACAGCTTATGGTCGGATGGGTTTTACTTCGCCGACATGCAGAAGCATTGGGCGCAAGCTAACGTGATAGCCGCGGCGAACCGCGGATGGATGCTCGGCATAGCCTCCGACCGGTTCGCGCCGGACGCGGCGCTCACACGAGCAGAAGCCGCGACGATTATCGTGCGCGTGCTGGGCTTGAAGGGCGAGGCGGCTGCAATCGACGCCTCGTTCAGTGATGTCCCTGCCACCCATTGGGCGTGGCAGGATATCCGGCTCGCGAAGATGAGCGGGCTGATCCAAGGGATCAGCAGCGAACGCTTCGCGCCGGATCAGATCATGACGCGGGAGCAGATGAGTGTGCTGCTCTCCCGCGCTTTGAAGTTGACTTCGCAGGCTGGCGGCGGAGCCGCTGCGAAGGGCTTCACCGACGTGCCGGCAGGCAGCTGGTCGGCGGAGGCCATCGCTGCGATGAGCAGCAATGGCCTTGTCGACGGCTACGCGGACGGCACGTTCCGCCCGAGCGCGTCCTTGACGCGCGGGGAGATGGCGGCGCTGCTCAGCCGCGCCCAGCCGCTGCTCACGAAGTGA
- a CDS encoding spore germination protein GerPE, whose product MGRLSIVGNVYINDLGSSSVMHVGDNINTALKTRVFAVQREVPFYYGNEGSFQAYPFFRRAFPIPQPPEPFTMCVDNLGSFICVQNIRIIGVSSSALLHIGSNRITSAETHVKNTRQFVTDKPGPKEKTTFVQLGKEEGVGFFEGAPQQT is encoded by the coding sequence ATGGGTCGCTTATCCATCGTCGGCAATGTCTATATAAATGACTTAGGCTCGAGCAGCGTCATGCATGTTGGCGATAACATCAACACAGCTCTAAAAACAAGAGTCTTCGCTGTCCAGCGCGAAGTCCCCTTCTATTATGGGAATGAGGGGAGCTTCCAGGCTTATCCCTTTTTTCGAAGAGCCTTTCCCATCCCCCAGCCTCCGGAACCCTTCACAATGTGTGTGGATAACTTAGGTTCATTTATTTGTGTACAGAACATCCGAATTATAGGCGTTTCTTCTTCCGCTCTGCTGCACATTGGCTCCAACCGGATCACCAGTGCCGAAACCCATGTTAAAAATACCCGTCAATTCGTCACAGATAAGCCCGGCCCCAAAGAAAAGACAACCTTTGTCCAACTTGGCAAAGAAGAAGGCGTCGGTTTTTTTGAAGGAGCTCCCCAGCAGACTTAG
- a CDS encoding spore gernimation protein GerPD, producing MLNLHVENKQLCVGDVRIVGVASSSVFLIGDTEVISLSSMFDTPPESVIISPFVPLPSEG from the coding sequence ATGCTGAACTTACATGTAGAAAACAAACAACTTTGCGTAGGTGACGTGCGAATCGTCGGGGTAGCCAGTTCTTCAGTATTTCTCATTGGTGATACAGAAGTCATTTCATTATCCTCTATGTTCGACACGCCTCCCGAATCGGTTATCATTTCTCCATTCGTACCTCTTCCATCGGAGGGATGA
- the gerPC gene encoding spore germination protein GerPC, with the protein MHNCITWQQWAQQVSAYIEMQKQRIDKLEQTVTKLQTDLNDLKNQKGVHIDKIEYKFDQLKVEKLDGTLTIGISPSLLDNIDDLTVNGASVGKNAESEANAFFQGQGQGQGQGKSQMQGQGISTWEGIGVRTQGQDQGQGTGNQGQDLGKESTSGFGIQQEVSSRIEQYLQYGVHADMNNLENKYQYPLDEDYKALIIDDIRKQLDTRIQIYVNQYRGVGFKEPLEAVTTSIIEKTKQDIFRAIENYISSLPRKEG; encoded by the coding sequence ATGCATAATTGTATAACTTGGCAGCAATGGGCCCAGCAGGTCTCCGCCTATATTGAAATGCAGAAGCAGCGAATTGATAAGCTCGAACAAACCGTAACCAAACTGCAAACGGACCTTAACGACTTGAAAAATCAGAAGGGCGTCCACATCGATAAAATTGAATATAAATTCGATCAACTCAAAGTCGAAAAGCTAGACGGGACCTTAACCATCGGTATCAGCCCCAGCTTACTTGACAATATCGATGACCTCACAGTGAATGGTGCCTCTGTGGGCAAAAATGCTGAATCTGAGGCGAATGCATTTTTTCAGGGGCAGGGACAGGGACAAGGGCAGGGAAAAAGTCAAATGCAAGGACAAGGGATTAGTACGTGGGAAGGAATAGGGGTAAGAACACAAGGGCAAGATCAGGGGCAAGGGACGGGGAATCAAGGGCAAGATTTGGGGAAAGAAAGCACCTCTGGTTTTGGCATTCAGCAGGAGGTCTCTAGCAGGATAGAACAATACTTGCAATATGGTGTTCATGCCGATATGAACAATCTCGAAAACAAATATCAGTATCCTTTGGACGAGGATTACAAAGCCCTTATTATCGATGATATCCGTAAACAGTTAGACACCCGCATTCAGATTTATGTCAATCAGTACCGCGGTGTTGGTTTCAAAGAACCCCTGGAGGCCGTGACAACCAGCATCATCGAGAAAACAAAACAAGATATATTCCGTGCAATTGAGAATTACATATCCAGTTTACCAAGGAAGGAAGGCTAA
- a CDS encoding spore germination protein GerPB has protein sequence MNWTIQQTIMIQHLKVDSVANSSVLQIGTAGSIRSLSNLYNTGGFVEAAPQLGASTTNPVSLVPLPPPT, from the coding sequence ATGAACTGGACCATCCAACAGACCATTATGATTCAGCATTTAAAAGTGGATTCAGTGGCTAACTCCTCCGTTCTGCAAATTGGCACTGCCGGATCTATCCGATCACTATCTAATCTGTACAATACAGGCGGCTTCGTTGAAGCCGCGCCACAACTTGGAGCAAGCACAACGAACCCAGTCTCTCTGGTTCCTTTACCGCCGCCAACTTAA
- a CDS encoding spore germination protein codes for MPSIVGNVKIISVGPSSVVHFGDSLIIAPNSSSKTFAGAGSFNTGDFPRIYNAYSTTVTNDSDLIENNASGIII; via the coding sequence ATGCCATCTATCGTAGGGAATGTCAAAATCATCAGCGTGGGGCCGAGCTCCGTCGTCCACTTCGGCGATTCCTTAATCATCGCACCTAACAGCTCCTCCAAAACTTTTGCCGGTGCAGGCTCATTTAATACCGGGGATTTCCCTCGCATATATAATGCTTATAGCACAACCGTAACCAATGATTCTGACCTAATCGAAAACAATGCCAGTGGAATCATTATTTAA
- a CDS encoding Hsp20/alpha crystallin family protein — protein sequence MSHQGIGTYTASENEVMGLSGFNRHPWLKWEQVEKFLGQKLPFGEKGQTFLDNMTWAEGYVQDMLKKAMPGLDASISSQGYAGSEIFETHEHVIIKVKIAKDENPRALQVFVKSNQIKLTGFVSGKNRILKLPTLVQPRTARVSYKQRLLEIKVRKRGLRENYVEAYIRY from the coding sequence GTGTCACATCAGGGAATAGGCACATATACTGCTAGTGAAAATGAGGTGATGGGCTTGAGCGGGTTTAATCGCCATCCTTGGCTAAAGTGGGAGCAAGTTGAGAAGTTCCTTGGGCAAAAGCTGCCATTCGGTGAAAAAGGGCAGACCTTTCTAGATAATATGACGTGGGCTGAGGGATATGTACAGGACATGCTGAAAAAAGCAATGCCAGGTCTGGATGCCAGTATTTCTTCTCAGGGATATGCGGGCTCAGAAATCTTTGAGACGCATGAACACGTCATTATTAAGGTGAAGATTGCCAAAGATGAAAATCCAAGAGCGCTTCAGGTGTTTGTGAAATCCAATCAGATCAAGCTAACCGGCTTTGTAAGCGGAAAGAACCGAATCCTTAAGCTTCCGACCCTTGTGCAGCCAAGGACGGCTAGAGTGAGCTACAAACAGCGTCTGTTGGAGATCAAGGTGCGCAAGCGTGGCTTGAGGGAGAATTATGTTGAGGCGTACATCCGTTACTAG
- a CDS encoding C40 family peptidase: MKNQQQTWYKKLIIAALTVSIGLSAGMVSAPHQAGAAPAIDASITATSRASQVISIGKHYLGRPYQFGAKAGQTRTFDCSSFTQYVFKQVGVNLPRTSKQQSHVGSYVSRNNLRTGDLVFFSIPGKPGVINHVAIYMGNGNLLQTYGAGGVRITNIHSGTWSSRYMTARRVL, translated from the coding sequence ATGAAAAACCAACAACAAACGTGGTATAAGAAATTAATCATTGCGGCATTGACCGTTTCCATAGGACTTTCTGCAGGAATGGTGAGTGCGCCTCATCAAGCCGGAGCAGCACCAGCCATTGATGCATCAATCACAGCAACTTCTCGTGCCAGTCAAGTGATTTCGATCGGTAAACACTATTTGGGAAGACCTTACCAATTCGGTGCAAAAGCGGGTCAAACGCGAACATTTGACTGCTCTTCCTTTACCCAATACGTGTTCAAGCAGGTTGGCGTAAACCTGCCGCGGACCTCTAAACAACAATCCCATGTCGGAAGCTATGTATCCAGAAACAACCTTCGCACAGGCGATCTTGTGTTCTTCTCTATTCCGGGCAAACCTGGTGTCATTAACCATGTAGCCATTTATATGGGCAATGGTAACTTACTGCAGACATATGGTGCAGGCGGAGTCCGTATTACTAACATTCACAGCGGAACTTGGTCGTCCCGTTATATGACAGCTCGCCGCGTTCTTTAG
- a CDS encoding sensor histidine kinase translates to MSLKLKITLWVSAGLMLILFFSFTFVYYMFIRVTTKGEVELLKDKARTLILKDLPSHPEYWQNNSQMEELLIPQEMLRYIAPDSKVVYQIYSDPKLLQFPASYVDKETVILKTAPDGIFIFVKMPVYKEGHQVAILEIGRSMQRLGEYSRMLISILLLTSTGALILALLGGYFYTNVLFRPLQQLVTTMQNIEKSGSFRHIPMPDKLTNDELTMLSATFNRMIDRLQEMFQKQEQFLADASHELRTPLTIIESYASLLRRWALQDDQLREEALEAIISESAQLKILTQNLLSLTDKEKEDCEQKITFDLLPIAQQTAASLRVTSSREIAVQIDQDLKELHMNGNPSKIRQLLIILLDNALKYSQEMVVLKIGVTENTRVTIEVIDQGIGIAESDLPHLFDRFYRTDKARNRKQGGVGLGLAIAEHIVQKHEGTIQLKSCLGQGTSALITLPKTCQ, encoded by the coding sequence ATGAGCCTTAAGCTGAAAATCACACTGTGGGTTTCTGCAGGGCTGATGTTGATTCTTTTTTTCAGCTTCACTTTTGTCTACTATATGTTCATTCGGGTTACGACTAAGGGCGAAGTGGAGCTGCTGAAGGACAAGGCCCGCACCTTGATTCTGAAGGATTTACCTAGTCATCCTGAGTATTGGCAGAATAACTCGCAGATGGAGGAGCTCCTCATTCCGCAAGAAATGTTGCGGTATATTGCTCCAGATTCAAAGGTTGTTTATCAAATATATTCGGACCCCAAGCTGCTCCAATTTCCTGCCAGTTATGTAGATAAAGAAACGGTCATCTTAAAAACAGCGCCGGACGGAATTTTTATATTCGTGAAAATGCCTGTGTACAAAGAAGGGCATCAAGTTGCTATTTTAGAAATTGGACGCAGCATGCAGAGGTTGGGCGAATACTCTCGCATGCTCATCTCTATTCTTTTATTAACTTCCACAGGTGCGCTGATACTAGCTCTTCTTGGGGGTTATTTCTACACGAATGTGCTCTTTCGACCACTTCAGCAATTAGTGACCACGATGCAAAACATTGAGAAAAGCGGCTCATTTAGGCACATCCCCATGCCTGACAAGCTCACGAATGATGAGTTAACCATGCTTAGTGCAACGTTTAATAGAATGATTGATAGGCTGCAGGAAATGTTTCAAAAGCAGGAGCAATTCCTTGCGGATGCCTCCCACGAGCTGCGTACGCCGCTCACGATCATTGAGAGCTACGCAAGTTTACTGCGAAGATGGGCTTTGCAGGATGATCAGCTGCGTGAAGAAGCGCTCGAAGCCATCATCTCCGAATCAGCCCAGCTGAAGATCCTTACACAAAACCTGCTTTCCCTTACAGATAAGGAGAAAGAAGATTGTGAACAGAAGATCACCTTCGACCTCCTCCCGATTGCCCAGCAAACCGCAGCTTCGCTTAGAGTTACGTCAAGCAGAGAGATCGCGGTGCAGATTGACCAAGACCTGAAAGAGCTTCATATGAACGGAAATCCTTCTAAGATCAGGCAGCTTCTCATTATTTTGCTAGATAACGCGCTCAAATACAGCCAAGAAATGGTCGTATTGAAAATCGGCGTCACAGAGAATACGCGGGTCACTATCGAAGTCATTGATCAAGGTATTGGCATCGCGGAAAGTGATTTGCCGCACCTTTTCGACCGCTTCTATCGGACGGATAAAGCAAGGAATCGCAAGCAAGGCGGAGTGGGTCTGGGACTGGCTATTGCGGAGCATATCGTTCAGAAGCATGAAGGGACCATTCAGCTCAAAAGCTGCTTAGGTCAAGGTACTTCCGCTTTGATTACGCTGCCAAAAACGTGTCAATAA
- a CDS encoding response regulator transcription factor: MSRILLIEDEERIARVLQLELEHEGYEVHTRADGRSGLNAALNESDWELILLDVMLPELSGLEVLRRIRQVNTTLPIILLTARDAVPDRVSGLDQGANDYVTKPFATIELLARIRSLLRQRSLQDQSAEQPHLLKVDNLTMDLKSRAVTREGTPIELTPTEFDLLRFLIQHQDEVMSREQIISEVWGYDFVGDTNVVDVYIRYLRQKVDKPFSSKLIQTIRGIGYLLKVEPSSSKEADDSASESVPKDGQTPS, translated from the coding sequence ATGAGCCGCATATTGCTAATTGAGGACGAAGAACGTATCGCCAGGGTACTTCAGCTGGAGCTGGAGCATGAAGGATACGAGGTACATACAAGAGCAGATGGGCGCTCTGGACTGAATGCAGCCTTAAACGAGTCGGACTGGGAACTTATCCTGCTTGACGTCATGCTGCCGGAGCTCAGCGGTCTAGAGGTGCTGCGCCGCATACGGCAGGTCAACACAACCCTCCCCATAATCCTGCTGACGGCACGCGATGCTGTCCCGGACCGAGTCAGTGGACTTGACCAAGGCGCTAACGACTATGTGACGAAGCCCTTTGCCACAATCGAGCTGCTCGCCCGCATTCGCAGTCTACTTCGCCAAAGAAGCTTGCAGGACCAGTCGGCAGAGCAGCCTCATTTGCTTAAAGTAGATAATCTCACCATGGATTTAAAAAGTAGAGCTGTTACGCGAGAGGGGACACCCATCGAATTAACACCTACGGAGTTTGATTTACTGCGTTTTCTGATTCAGCATCAGGACGAAGTGATGTCGCGGGAGCAGATCATTTCTGAGGTTTGGGGATATGATTTCGTAGGAGATACGAACGTGGTTGACGTGTATATCCGATATTTGCGGCAAAAGGTGGACAAACCCTTCTCCTCCAAGCTGATTCAGACGATACGCGGTATTGGCTACTTGCTGAAGGTTGAACCTTCCTCAAGCAAAGAAGCGGACGATTCGGCTAGTGAATCTGTCCCCAAAGACGGGCAGACGCCCTCATGA
- a CDS encoding aldolase catalytic domain-containing protein: protein MVKHHQHKILDCTIRDGGLVNDWDFSVEFVQDMYRGLSAAGVEYMEIGYKNSEKLLKGGASGPWRFLNESFLRDVITKKTDTKLSALVDIGRVDENDILPREDSLLDLIRVACYIKDVDKGLELVQKFNNMGYETSLNIMALSHVMENELVEAFEEINKSPVDVVYIVDSYGSMDHKDIEYLVTKFQRLLPEKELGLHMHNNLQLAFANTIAGASKGVTFLDSSVYGMGRAAGNCTTELLLSYLKGARYDIRPVLEIIEKHMITMRQKWDWGYLIPYMIVGALDEHPRTAMAQLSSDERNNFVDFYDRLTSVETAPIIHKN, encoded by the coding sequence ATGGTTAAGCATCATCAACACAAGATTTTGGATTGTACGATTCGGGACGGCGGTTTGGTGAACGATTGGGATTTTAGCGTGGAATTTGTCCAAGACATGTATCGCGGCTTAAGTGCAGCCGGTGTAGAATATATGGAAATTGGTTATAAAAACTCGGAAAAGCTGCTTAAAGGCGGAGCATCCGGTCCATGGAGATTCTTGAATGAATCCTTCCTTCGTGACGTTATTACCAAAAAGACCGATACGAAGCTATCCGCACTCGTAGATATCGGCCGCGTCGATGAGAACGACATTTTGCCTCGTGAAGACAGCTTGCTTGACCTGATCCGCGTTGCTTGTTACATCAAAGACGTTGATAAAGGCCTTGAGCTTGTTCAAAAATTCAATAACATGGGCTACGAAACGTCACTTAATATTATGGCGCTTTCCCATGTCATGGAAAATGAACTGGTTGAAGCTTTCGAAGAAATCAATAAAAGCCCTGTTGACGTTGTCTACATCGTAGACTCCTACGGCAGCATGGATCATAAGGACATTGAATACCTCGTAACGAAGTTTCAACGTCTGCTTCCTGAGAAAGAACTTGGTTTACATATGCACAACAACCTGCAGCTTGCTTTCGCAAACACGATTGCCGGTGCTTCCAAAGGCGTGACTTTCCTCGACTCCTCTGTCTATGGAATGGGCCGCGCAGCAGGGAACTGTACAACGGAGCTTCTTCTTAGCTATCTAAAAGGAGCACGTTACGACATTCGTCCGGTACTTGAAATTATCGAGAAACACATGATTACTATGCGTCAAAAATGGGATTGGGGCTACCTCATTCCTTACATGATCGTAGGAGCGCTAGATGAGCATCCGCGTACGGCTATGGCTCAGCTTAGCTCAGATGAAAGAAATAACTTTGTGGATTTCTATGACCGTTTGACTTCCGTAGAGACAGCTCCTATTATTCATAAAAATTAA